The Coffea arabica cultivar ET-39 chromosome 9e, Coffea Arabica ET-39 HiFi, whole genome shotgun sequence genome has a window encoding:
- the LOC113711645 gene encoding ADP-ribosylation factor GTPase-activating protein AGD12-like encodes MSYRQSAPGRPTSGKRRLNDLLLQRDNRVCADCSAPDPKWASANIGVFICLKCCGVHRSLGSHISKVLSVTLDEWSDDEIESMIEVGGNASANSIYEAYIPEGISKPGPDATHDARSKFIRSKYERQEFLKPSLRILSAPKSSSLQTSLSRKIMSTFRSASSSHASEGMVEFIGMLKIKVVKGTNLAIRDMLSSDPYVVLTLGQQKAQTAVVKSNLNPVWNEELMLSVPQNYGAVKMQVYDHDTFSADDIMGEAEIDIQPMITSAMAFGDAGMFQNMQIGKWLKSNDNALIEDSTVNIIDGKVKQAVSLKLQNVESGEIELELEWIPLDQ; translated from the exons ATGAGCTACCGTCAATCAGCCCCTGGGAGACCAACTTCAG GTAAACGAAGATTAAACGACCTTTTGCTTCAAAGAGATAATCGTGTTTGTGCAGATTGTTCCGCTCCTGACCCTAAATGGGC GTCGGCCAATATTGGAGTTTTCATATGCTTGAAGTGCTGTGGTGTTCACAGGAGCCTTGGTTCACATATCTCAAAG GTTTTATCCGTGACCTTAGATGAATGGTCTGATGACGAAATTGAGTCGATGATTGAGGTTGGAGGAAATGCTTCTGCAAATTCTATCTATGAAGCTTATATTCCTGAAGGAATCTCAAAGCCTGGACCAGATGCCACCCATGATGCACGTTCAAAATTCATTAG GTCTAAGTATGAACGtcaagaatttctgaaaccgagTTTGCGTATCTTGTCAGCTCCAAAGTCGAGCTCTCTCCAAACAAGTCTTTCCAGAAAGATTATGTCTACCTTCAGAAGTGCAAGTTCATCACATGCCTCA GAAGGTATGGTGGAGTTTATTGGGATGTTGAAGATTAAGGTAGTCAAAGGCACAAATTTAGCTATCCGAGATATGCTGTCAAGTGATCCATATGTTGTCCTGACTCTTGGACAACAG AAGGCTCAAACAGCTGTTGTAAAGAGCAACTTGAATCCAGTTTGGAATGAGGAACTCATGCTTTCTGTTCCTCAAAATTATGGAGCTGTAAAGATG CAAGTGTATGATCATGATACATTTTCTGCTGATGACATAATGGGGGAAGCTGAAATTGATATCCAGCCAATGATAACCTCTGCAATGGCATTTGGAGATGCTGGGATGTTTCAAAACATGCAGATTGGGAAATGGCTGAAATCAAATGACAATGCTCTGATAGAAGATAGCACTGTAAACATAATTGACGGAAAGGTGAAACAAGCTGTATCACTCAAGCTGCAGAATGTAGAATCTGGGGAAATAGAACTAGAACTAGAGTGGATTCCGCTTGATCAATAG
- the LOC113709142 gene encoding V-type proton ATPase subunit F, giving the protein MAGRAPVRTMNSAFIAMIADEDTITGFLLAGVGNVDLRRKTNYLIVDSKTTVKQIEEAFKDFTTREDVAVVLISQYIANMIRFLVDSYNKPIPAILEIPSKDYPYDPAHDSVLSRVRYLFSAESVASDRR; this is encoded by the exons ATGGCCGGCCGAGCTCCAGTTCGCACTATGAACTCAGCCTTCATCGCTATGATTGCTGATGAG GACACTATCACTGGATTTTTACTTGCTGGGGTTGGCAATGTAGACTTGAGGAGGAAGACAAATTACCTCATCGTGGACTCAA AAACAACAGTGAAACAGATTGAAGAGGCATTCAAAGACTTCACGACAAGAGAGGATGTAGCTGTGGTGTTGATAAGCCAATAT ATTGCAAACATGATAAGGTTTTTGGTTGATAGCTACAATAAACCAATTCCAGCAATTCTGGAGATCCCCTCCAAGGACTATCCATATGATCCTGCCCATGACTCTGTTCTTTCACGTGTGAGATACCTCTTCTCTGCAGAATCGGTGGCATCTGATAGGCGTTAA